A window of Halobellus sp. LT62 contains these coding sequences:
- a CDS encoding ester cyclase, which translates to MTEDWRTADELDVERMIRQSTREIWDEKLVGKIYEYYDDDVVVHGGEGDIVGSEALVEDTLARLNAFPETEMKIEKIIWEGNPEDGYYTSMVRTITAENTGPTEYGPPTGKTMEENLGIANCLIQKVNGEWKYVEEWIAYDKIGYIKAVTDDDDPIHDY; encoded by the coding sequence ATGACCGAGGACTGGCGCACTGCCGACGAGCTCGACGTCGAGCGAATGATTCGACAGAGCACCCGGGAAATATGGGATGAAAAGCTGGTCGGTAAGATCTACGAGTACTACGACGATGACGTGGTTGTCCACGGCGGCGAGGGAGATATTGTCGGCTCCGAAGCGCTCGTCGAAGACACCTTGGCACGGTTGAACGCCTTCCCCGAGACCGAGATGAAAATCGAGAAGATCATCTGGGAGGGCAATCCCGAAGACGGGTACTACACCTCGATGGTGCGAACCATCACCGCAGAGAACACTGGACCGACAGAATACGGACCGCCGACAGGGAAGACGATGGAAGAGAACCTCGGCATCGCGAACTGCCTCATTCAGAAGGTCAACGGCGAGTGGAAATACGTCGAGGAATGGATCGCTTACGACAAAATCGGCTACATCAAAGCGGTCACCGACGACGACGACCCGATCCACGACTACTGA
- a CDS encoding ester cyclase, which yields MTSERKQLAHEFSQAIHDATAATIGDVLPNYYHADAEWHGPEPINAVEGIDSINDAYWVPLLEAFPDLEKNDYILFGGEFEGSEWVCAAGNLVGTFEDDWLDIPATGHATWLRYGEFHRVADGKIAETRLLVDVLDVMRQAGYQFVPALAPEVVIPGPMTQDGVLLGEQDDEESEKTLEVVEGMIDGLHDYEEEGLDGMGLEKFWHEDFMWYGPAGTGTTRGIDGFQEYHQAPFLEAFPDREGGDHVARFAEGNYCASTGWPSVRATHLGDGWMGLPATDDPVGMRVMDFWRREGDRLAENWVLIDKIDLLQQMGVDVFERLRNDQQYF from the coding sequence ATGACGTCCGAGCGTAAGCAGTTAGCCCACGAGTTTTCTCAGGCGATCCACGACGCGACAGCAGCGACCATCGGAGACGTTCTCCCCAACTACTACCACGCCGACGCGGAGTGGCATGGCCCCGAGCCGATCAACGCGGTAGAAGGGATCGACTCAATAAACGACGCGTATTGGGTGCCGCTCCTCGAGGCGTTTCCCGACCTCGAAAAGAACGATTACATCCTCTTCGGCGGGGAATTCGAGGGGAGCGAGTGGGTCTGTGCGGCCGGTAACTTGGTCGGGACGTTCGAGGACGACTGGCTCGACATTCCCGCGACCGGACACGCGACGTGGCTTCGGTATGGCGAGTTCCACCGTGTGGCCGATGGAAAGATCGCTGAGACCCGCTTACTCGTCGACGTTCTCGACGTGATGCGGCAGGCCGGCTATCAATTTGTCCCGGCGCTCGCACCCGAGGTCGTGATCCCGGGGCCGATGACGCAGGACGGCGTTCTGCTCGGTGAACAGGACGACGAGGAGTCAGAAAAGACCCTCGAGGTGGTCGAGGGAATGATCGACGGCCTCCACGATTACGAGGAGGAGGGGTTAGACGGAATGGGCCTCGAGAAGTTCTGGCACGAGGACTTTATGTGGTACGGGCCGGCGGGAACCGGAACGACCCGCGGTATCGACGGATTCCAGGAGTACCACCAAGCACCCTTCTTGGAAGCATTCCCCGACCGTGAAGGCGGAGACCACGTCGCTCGGTTTGCCGAGGGCAACTACTGCGCTTCGACGGGGTGGCCGTCCGTCAGGGCGACACATTTGGGAGACGGTTGGATGGGACTCCCGGCGACGGACGATCCGGTCGGGATGCGCGTAATGGACTTCTGGCGGCGGGAAGGCGACCGGCTCGCTGAAAACTGGGTACTGATCGACAAGATCGACTTACTCCAGCAGATGGGGGTTGACGTCTTCGAGCGTCTCCGTAACGATCAGCAGTACTTCTGA
- a CDS encoding ester cyclase: MRLDNKQSVHELSSRIHEITADNVDSLLAEYVHEDVEWHGPAPIDGLAGRTELVEEFWRPLLRAFPDLEKNNYVLFAGEFEGDEWVCATGNLVGTFENDWLDIPATGHATWIRYGEFHRFEDGKIAETRTIVDILDVLQQAGYRFAPSLAPEVVIPGPTTQDGVLLDEQNEEESRQTMELVEGMLFDGLNSYEERGLENMGMEQYWHEDFMWYGPAGIGSTRGIDGFQDFHQNPFLEAFPDREVGHHDSRIAEGDYCASTGWPAVVGTHLGDGWLGLPATGNSADMRVIDVWRREDDLLAENWVFIDMIDLLDQLGVDVFERLRNNPASVQWSGKP; the protein is encoded by the coding sequence ATGAGATTGGACAATAAACAGTCAGTACACGAACTCTCGAGTCGTATTCACGAGATAACTGCAGACAACGTTGACAGTCTGCTGGCCGAGTATGTTCACGAGGACGTTGAGTGGCACGGGCCAGCACCGATCGACGGACTCGCGGGCAGGACTGAACTGGTTGAGGAGTTCTGGCGGCCGTTGCTGCGGGCGTTCCCGGATCTCGAAAAGAACAATTACGTGCTGTTCGCCGGTGAGTTCGAGGGCGATGAATGGGTCTGTGCCACCGGAAATCTCGTTGGTACGTTCGAGAACGACTGGCTCGACATCCCCGCGACGGGCCACGCCACGTGGATTCGGTATGGCGAGTTCCATCGGTTCGAGGATGGGAAGATCGCCGAGACCAGAACAATCGTCGATATCTTAGACGTGTTGCAGCAGGCAGGATATCGGTTCGCTCCGTCTCTCGCACCGGAAGTGGTCATACCCGGTCCGACTACCCAAGACGGCGTTCTCCTCGACGAACAGAACGAGGAAGAGTCACGACAGACGATGGAACTGGTCGAAGGGATGCTCTTCGACGGACTGAACTCCTACGAAGAGCGGGGCCTCGAGAATATGGGGATGGAACAGTACTGGCACGAGGACTTTATGTGGTACGGTCCTGCCGGCATCGGAAGCACTCGGGGAATCGACGGCTTCCAAGACTTCCATCAGAACCCGTTTCTGGAGGCGTTTCCCGACCGGGAGGTCGGGCATCACGACTCACGAATCGCCGAGGGCGACTACTGTGCTTCGACAGGGTGGCCCGCCGTCGTCGGGACCCACTTGGGCGATGGGTGGCTGGGTCTCCCTGCAACGGGGAATTCCGCCGATATGCGAGTCATCGACGTCTGGCGTCGCGAAGACGACCTCCTCGCGGAGAACTGGGTGTTCATCGATATGATCGACCTCCTCGACCAGCTCGGCGTCGATGTCTTCGAGCGGCTTCGGAACAATCCTGCATCAGTTCAGTGGTCGGGGAAGCCCTGA
- a CDS encoding ester cyclase, giving the protein MSDESGQCKRRVYDFAREVQDTEADGIATVLEEYYHADAQWQGPAPLDELAGREEIRRDYWEPLLEAFPDLEQNDYILFGGEFRDSNWVCTAGNFVGTFANDWLDIPATGHATWIRHGTFHRFEDGKISETRLFVDILDVLRQAGYRFVPALAPEIVAPAPATTDGILLNGADATDTAQTLELVERMIFEGLESFEDEGLDGMGMEQYWHEDFMWYGPAGIGSTRGIDGFQAYHQQPFLEAFPDRKADSDDIRLAEGTYCAWTGWPSLDATHLGDGWMGLPATGKSVEMRLMDFWRREGDLLAENWVLIDMIDLLDQLGVDVFERVRNGQQHF; this is encoded by the coding sequence ATGAGCGACGAAAGCGGACAGTGCAAGCGCCGAGTATACGATTTCGCCCGAGAGGTTCAAGACACGGAGGCCGACGGTATCGCAACGGTACTGGAGGAATACTATCACGCAGACGCACAGTGGCAAGGTCCAGCCCCGTTAGATGAGTTGGCTGGTCGCGAGGAAATCCGCCGAGACTACTGGGAGCCGCTTCTCGAAGCGTTCCCTGACCTCGAGCAGAACGATTACATCCTCTTCGGTGGAGAGTTCCGGGACAGCAACTGGGTGTGTACTGCGGGAAATTTCGTCGGCACATTCGCAAACGATTGGCTCGATATTCCCGCGACAGGGCACGCAACTTGGATCAGACACGGGACATTCCATCGGTTCGAAGACGGGAAGATCTCTGAGACCCGACTCTTCGTCGATATCCTCGACGTATTGCGGCAGGCTGGCTATCGGTTCGTACCCGCGCTCGCCCCCGAAATTGTCGCGCCAGCACCGGCGACGACCGACGGTATCCTCCTCAATGGAGCGGACGCCACTGATACCGCACAGACGCTAGAACTGGTTGAGAGAATGATTTTTGAGGGGTTGGAATCATTCGAAGACGAAGGACTCGACGGAATGGGAATGGAGCAGTACTGGCACGAGGACTTTATGTGGTACGGTCCTGCCGGCATCGGCAGCACTCGGGGGATCGACGGGTTCCAGGCGTATCACCAACAGCCGTTTCTGGAGGCGTTCCCCGACCGGAAGGCTGACAGCGACGATATCCGTCTGGCCGAAGGAACGTACTGTGCGTGGACCGGATGGCCGAGTCTGGATGCGACTCACCTCGGCGACGGATGGATGGGGCTCCCTGCAACAGGGAAGTCAGTCGAGATGCGGCTTATGGACTTCTGGCGCCGCGAGGGCGATCTCCTGGCGGAAAACTGGGTTTTAATTGATATGATCGACCTCCTCGACCAGCTCGGTGTCGACGTCTTCGAGCGAGTGCGGAACGGTCAGCAGCACTTCTAA
- a CDS encoding MBL fold metallo-hydrolase — protein MRSTGIKNHWGGALSTTDEATVIRRQLGPSTLAETSDDNYLYLDRISHRMSETAPIVRTLDIADTVYDITWQAADEGPEITQGERHRTYFFDLPGDVPTLVDTCFQNRAEYLFEGIGQIGVEPERLIITHRHLDHVGAFDETVERYDLETWVPEKDNVVEIDDYGIDIQTEPDHLFGDKEQIGRFETVHVPGHSPGNSVLVDEEAGIAHCADAVSGSDRRGLPPGYLLHPPQATHTNQPAEAAVEAEKNLEKLLDYEFDVALLNHGTPVFKDASKKLERYVNFESNFSGEGRSIHANDRKTINADELYSRLDE, from the coding sequence ATGCGTTCCACCGGGATAAAAAACCATTGGGGGGGTGCTCTCTCGACAACTGACGAAGCAACGGTGATTCGACGGCAACTCGGTCCATCGACATTGGCGGAAACAAGTGACGATAACTATTTGTATCTCGATAGAATCTCTCATCGTATGTCGGAGACTGCTCCAATCGTTAGAACGCTCGATATCGCCGATACCGTGTACGACATCACTTGGCAAGCTGCGGATGAAGGCCCCGAGATAACCCAAGGCGAACGCCACCGCACGTATTTCTTCGACCTGCCGGGCGACGTCCCGACCCTCGTAGACACCTGCTTCCAGAACCGTGCTGAGTACCTCTTTGAGGGGATTGGCCAGATCGGAGTCGAACCCGAGCGTCTCATCATCACTCATCGACACCTAGACCACGTCGGTGCCTTTGATGAAACCGTCGAGCGGTACGACCTAGAAACTTGGGTGCCGGAAAAAGACAACGTGGTCGAGATCGATGACTATGGGATCGATATTCAGACCGAACCGGACCACCTCTTCGGTGACAAAGAACAGATCGGTCGGTTCGAGACCGTACACGTGCCCGGACACTCACCCGGGAACTCTGTGCTCGTCGACGAAGAGGCGGGGATCGCTCACTGCGCCGATGCGGTCTCCGGCTCAGATCGTCGTGGTCTCCCACCAGGTTATCTGCTCCACCCGCCGCAGGCGACGCATACAAACCAACCAGCCGAAGCGGCTGTCGAAGCCGAAAAGAATCTCGAAAAACTGCTCGACTACGAGTTCGATGTCGCCCTTCTTAATCACGGGACGCCGGTGTTCAAAGATGCCTCGAAGAAACTCGAACGGTACGTGAACTTCGAGTCGAACTTTAGCGGAGAGGGCCGATCGATCCACGCTAACGATCGGAAAACGATCAATGCAGACGAACTGTACAGCCGCCTTGACGAGTAA
- a CDS encoding NAD(P)-dependent oxidoreductase: MVETTAGVVGLGKMGGNMAKHLLDEGFEVYGYDLQPKAREAFADYGGIVADDTRDVARQSDVTITSLPNSEIVKGVYTGEGGLAHESIETTFLEMSTIAPPTTEVVAAAVEKTPAEILDAPITGGPENSREGTLTGLVGGNETVFESEHAQNVLQALCAELHYAGSSGAGHAMKLLNNTMSMGNLLLAMETVALGARYGIDSERLWEILGNASATSVAFESRMPRVLERDFEAGFSVDFARKDVGLAVDMADSEDFPMMMGSMVHQLYTQASDEGFGEEDVGAVVKMFERELEDRVSAE, translated from the coding sequence ATGGTTGAGACCACTGCTGGAGTCGTCGGACTCGGCAAGATGGGTGGCAATATGGCGAAGCATCTCTTAGACGAAGGCTTCGAGGTGTACGGATACGATCTTCAGCCGAAGGCTCGCGAAGCGTTCGCTGACTACGGTGGAATCGTCGCTGACGACACTCGGGATGTTGCTCGACAGAGTGACGTCACTATCACGAGCCTTCCAAACTCCGAGATCGTGAAGGGCGTCTACACCGGCGAGGGTGGACTAGCTCACGAATCCATCGAGACCACGTTTCTGGAGATGAGTACAATCGCGCCGCCGACGACCGAAGTCGTGGCAGCTGCCGTCGAAAAGACGCCCGCCGAGATTCTGGACGCGCCGATTACGGGTGGACCGGAGAACTCCCGTGAGGGAACGCTCACCGGGCTCGTCGGCGGGAATGAGACGGTCTTCGAATCCGAGCACGCTCAGAATGTGTTGCAGGCACTCTGTGCGGAGCTCCACTATGCGGGATCATCCGGAGCGGGACACGCAATGAAACTGCTGAACAACACTATGTCGATGGGGAACCTTCTGCTGGCGATGGAGACTGTCGCACTCGGCGCTCGATACGGAATCGACAGCGAACGCCTCTGGGAGATACTCGGGAACGCCAGCGCCACTTCGGTGGCGTTCGAGAGCCGAATGCCTCGGGTGCTTGAACGAGATTTCGAGGCGGGATTCAGCGTAGACTTCGCACGTAAGGACGTCGGCCTCGCCGTCGATATGGCCGATTCAGAGGACTTTCCTATGATGATGGGGAGCATGGTCCACCAGCTGTACACACAGGCTAGTGACGAGGGGTTCGGTGAGGAAGACGTCGGCGCCGTGGTGAAGATGTTCGAACGGGAACTGGAAGATCGAGTCAGCGCGGAATAA
- the aldA gene encoding aldehyde dehydrogenase, with protein MSPLYIHGEWAESSGGEKIAVHDPTTGKEIRSIPSATERDVERATRAARRAQNDWQRRPAKERGDLIREIADLIEENVDSLAETLVEEQGKTRSVAAYEIRASADIARYMAEWDRRIEGDVVPGSAPRQSISLLRRPYGVVSGIIPWNFPISVFVRKFSPALVTGNTTVLKPSELTPLTTLELTDLIHQEIDLPPGVLNVVAGGGNVGAKLVSDDEVDYVTMTGNVETGKAIMRNAADDLTRVSLELGGKAPAIVCSDADIESAVSHIVSSRTVNAGQACTCVERVYVHEDVHEEFQPLFVDAMESLEIGDPRDDPDMGPQVSAAEQDKTQRAIKQAIEQGATVLTGGIEVSDPPTDEGHWVLPTVLANVDQEMDVVKEEVFGPVAPLIEVDSLDQAIEYANDSRYGLSSYVFTESYRNAMQITEDLDFGETFINGSGGAQQGHHIGWNESGLGGEDGKHGALKYTQIKSVYHNFQ; from the coding sequence ATGAGTCCCCTCTATATCCACGGCGAGTGGGCAGAATCAAGCGGTGGCGAGAAGATTGCGGTCCACGACCCGACGACCGGGAAAGAGATCCGATCGATACCCTCGGCGACCGAGAGAGACGTCGAGCGAGCGACGAGAGCCGCCCGGAGAGCCCAGAACGACTGGCAGCGTCGACCGGCGAAAGAGCGCGGCGATCTGATCCGGGAAATTGCCGACCTCATCGAAGAGAACGTGGATTCCCTGGCGGAGACGCTCGTTGAAGAGCAGGGGAAGACCCGCTCTGTGGCTGCGTACGAGATTCGCGCATCGGCGGACATCGCGCGGTATATGGCGGAGTGGGACCGTCGTATCGAGGGCGACGTCGTTCCGGGGAGCGCTCCACGGCAGTCGATCTCGCTTCTCCGCAGGCCGTACGGCGTCGTTTCAGGGATTATTCCCTGGAACTTTCCCATCTCGGTGTTTGTCAGAAAATTTTCCCCAGCGCTTGTCACGGGTAACACCACGGTCCTCAAGCCGAGCGAGCTGACGCCGTTGACGACTCTCGAATTGACGGATCTCATACACCAAGAAATCGACCTTCCACCGGGCGTCTTGAACGTCGTGGCCGGTGGCGGAAACGTCGGTGCCAAACTCGTCAGCGACGACGAGGTGGATTATGTCACAATGACCGGGAACGTCGAGACGGGGAAAGCGATAATGCGGAACGCCGCCGACGACCTGACTCGTGTCTCGCTCGAACTCGGGGGGAAAGCTCCCGCGATTGTCTGTTCTGACGCCGATATCGAAAGCGCTGTGAGTCATATTGTCTCCTCGCGGACGGTCAATGCCGGGCAAGCGTGTACGTGCGTCGAACGCGTCTACGTCCACGAGGACGTGCACGAGGAGTTCCAGCCGCTCTTCGTCGACGCGATGGAGTCACTGGAGATAGGCGACCCGAGAGACGATCCTGATATGGGCCCACAGGTAAGCGCGGCCGAACAGGACAAGACCCAGCGGGCGATCAAGCAAGCAATCGAACAGGGGGCGACGGTCCTTACCGGCGGAATTGAGGTGAGTGATCCGCCGACGGACGAGGGCCACTGGGTACTGCCGACTGTGCTCGCCAACGTCGACCAAGAGATGGACGTTGTCAAGGAGGAAGTCTTCGGGCCGGTGGCGCCCCTCATCGAGGTAGATTCTTTGGACCAGGCCATCGAATATGCCAACGACTCGCGGTACGGGCTCTCTTCGTACGTGTTTACTGAGAGCTACCGAAACGCGATGCAGATCACGGAGGATCTCGATTTCGGTGAGACGTTCATCAACGGAAGCGGTGGCGCTCAACAGGGCCACCACATCGGCTGGAACGAGTCCGGTCTGGGTGGTGAAGACGGTAAACACGGCGCGCTGAAGTACACGCAGATCAAATCAGTCTATCACAACTTCCAGTGA
- a CDS encoding ABC transporter permease, with the protein MSVVSGVLTGRGSRSLSAPALVAGKGLYYGALALSFAILILPIVIVVGISLSPTESQAFPPAGFSLQWYSEFFSSSFFDAFFLVSVPIALATAFVASIFGIMAAYVVTRRELPFENEIVMYFISPLIIPPAIIALALMITMNFNFLNFIPQFLKIVAGHIIITLPYTFLTAMTALQSIDLELEQAARNLGATQFQTFRKVTLPLMKSGVVSGFLLAFILSFTDAIVALFLSGKNTTTLPVEIFLFLQFDSSPLIAAVATVQILLVLVLVVLIARLVGFKAVTVST; encoded by the coding sequence ATGAGCGTCGTCTCGGGCGTCCTCACCGGCCGCGGCTCGCGGTCACTTTCAGCACCGGCCCTCGTCGCCGGCAAAGGGCTCTACTACGGTGCGCTCGCGCTCTCGTTCGCGATTCTGATCCTTCCCATCGTAATCGTTGTCGGCATCTCGCTCAGCCCAACAGAATCGCAGGCGTTCCCGCCCGCGGGGTTCTCCCTGCAGTGGTACTCGGAGTTCTTCTCGAGTTCGTTCTTCGACGCGTTCTTCTTGGTGAGCGTCCCGATCGCGCTAGCGACTGCGTTCGTGGCGTCCATATTCGGAATTATGGCTGCTTACGTCGTCACGAGGCGCGAACTCCCCTTCGAGAACGAGATCGTGATGTACTTCATCTCGCCGTTGATCATCCCGCCGGCGATCATCGCGCTGGCGCTGATGATCACAATGAATTTCAATTTCCTGAACTTTATCCCGCAGTTCTTGAAGATCGTCGCCGGCCACATCATAATCACGCTGCCATACACCTTCCTCACCGCGATGACGGCGCTTCAGTCGATCGATCTGGAACTCGAACAGGCGGCTAGAAATCTTGGTGCAACGCAGTTCCAGACGTTCCGGAAAGTGACGCTCCCGCTGATGAAGAGCGGCGTCGTCTCAGGGTTCCTGCTGGCGTTTATCCTCTCCTTTACCGATGCCATCGTCGCGCTGTTCCTGTCCGGAAAGAACACGACGACGCTCCCGGTGGAGATTTTCCTCTTCCTTCAGTTCGACTCCTCCCCGCTGATCGCCGCGGTCGCCACCGTGCAGATCCTTCTCGTATTAGTACTGGTGGTGCTGATCGCCCGCCTCGTCGGGTTCAAAGCGGTCACCGTTAGCACCTAG
- a CDS encoding ABC transporter permease, translating into MSGSLSEATDSAFTRILGEERSERLDKLLPAFPPAVYLAAFLILPILYTVYISFFEYSATTIISWNFTTEHYEKLLFDSFYRGLLWYTVKLSVIVSVCCVLLGYPLGYFIATTTPLKRQLALFSVFLPLMVGTVIRVYGWIVLFATNGIVNDVLGVIGLNIDLLGNTLSVTIGLIGVYLPLIVLPVYSSIEDIPDSLVPAARNLGANQLQAFWKITFRLSLPGLVTGTIFVFVLTMNAVVTPDLLGGRSDLTMGLLIYDQAVGGLNWPFASAIGTVLTLTTTALVYGYFKFVRNRLGVAAWD; encoded by the coding sequence ATGTCGGGGTCACTTTCGGAAGCGACGGACTCCGCGTTCACCCGTATTCTCGGCGAGGAGCGGTCAGAACGGTTGGACAAACTGCTGCCGGCATTTCCGCCGGCGGTGTATCTCGCTGCATTCCTCATACTCCCAATCTTGTACACGGTCTACATCAGTTTCTTCGAGTACAGCGCCACCACGATCATATCGTGGAACTTCACAACCGAGCACTACGAGAAACTCCTGTTCGATTCGTTCTACAGGGGGCTGCTCTGGTACACCGTCAAACTGTCCGTGATCGTCTCGGTGTGCTGCGTGCTGTTAGGCTATCCGCTCGGGTACTTCATCGCGACTACGACGCCGTTGAAACGGCAGCTAGCGCTGTTTTCGGTCTTCCTTCCGCTGATGGTCGGAACCGTTATCCGGGTGTACGGATGGATCGTTCTGTTTGCGACGAACGGTATCGTCAACGACGTGCTCGGCGTCATCGGCTTGAACATCGATCTGCTCGGCAATACCCTCTCGGTGACGATCGGGCTGATTGGCGTCTACTTACCGCTGATCGTTTTACCGGTCTACTCCTCCATTGAGGACATTCCGGATTCGCTAGTGCCGGCGGCTAGGAACCTTGGGGCCAACCAGCTCCAGGCCTTCTGGAAGATCACCTTCAGACTCAGTCTTCCAGGCCTCGTCACCGGGACGATCTTCGTCTTCGTCCTCACGATGAACGCCGTCGTCACGCCAGACTTGCTGGGCGGCCGTTCTGACCTTACGATGGGGCTGCTGATCTACGATCAGGCGGTGGGCGGTCTGAACTGGCCGTTCGCTAGCGCGATCGGAACCGTCCTGACGCTCACGACCACTGCTCTTGTGTACGGATACTTCAAGTTCGTTCGCAACCGGCTCGGGGTGGCAGCATGGGACTGA
- a CDS encoding ABC transporter ATP-binding protein: MRKTYDDVVAVDDISLDIEEGEFVSILGPSGSGKTTMLKSIAGFVDPDGGNIVVAGNEMIGLPPEDRNMGLVFQRLALFPHMSVFDNIAFGLRHRENLSQEELEDRIADILEIVSLPGYEERSIQNLSGGEQQRVALARVLVLEPDLLLYDEPLSDLDRQLREQMRREIKDLHERLEITSIYVTHNQREALTLSDRVLVLREGQTDRYAPPSEIYQDPQSEFCANFVGDSNFISGSIETTGDEITFEKGIFSLPLQEADDDVSDAVLYVRPEDIEIDAKGEPERTYAGTIVSTVHLGSVTEYKVQVGDDEFLVTNLGAPKYEKGDDVSLYFNDYGLLEV, from the coding sequence TTGAGAAAAACGTACGACGATGTCGTCGCCGTTGACGACATCTCTCTGGACATCGAGGAGGGCGAGTTCGTCTCGATACTCGGTCCGTCGGGGTCGGGGAAGACGACGATGTTGAAGTCAATCGCTGGCTTCGTCGACCCAGATGGAGGGAACATCGTTGTCGCCGGGAACGAGATGATCGGACTCCCGCCGGAGGACCGGAATATGGGCCTAGTCTTCCAGCGCCTCGCGTTGTTTCCCCATATGTCGGTGTTCGACAATATCGCCTTCGGCCTTCGACACCGGGAAAACCTATCTCAGGAGGAACTCGAAGACCGCATCGCAGACATCCTAGAGATCGTCTCGCTTCCGGGCTATGAGGAACGGAGCATCCAGAACCTCTCCGGTGGTGAACAACAGCGCGTCGCCCTCGCACGCGTCCTCGTCTTGGAACCCGACCTCCTCCTCTATGACGAACCGCTCTCCGATCTCGACAGACAACTCCGAGAACAGATGCGTCGGGAGATTAAGGATCTCCACGAACGCTTGGAGATCACCTCGATTTACGTCACACACAACCAGCGTGAAGCCCTAACACTATCGGATCGAGTCCTCGTGCTTCGCGAGGGCCAGACCGACAGGTACGCGCCACCCTCGGAGATCTACCAGGACCCACAGTCGGAGTTCTGCGCGAACTTCGTCGGTGACTCGAACTTCATCTCCGGCAGTATCGAGACGACAGGTGACGAAATTACGTTCGAGAAAGGTATCTTCTCGCTTCCTCTACAAGAGGCGGACGACGATGTCTCCGATGCCGTACTTTACGTCCGGCCGGAAGACATAGAAATCGACGCAAAGGGGGAACCGGAACGGACGTACGCCGGCACGATCGTAAGTACGGTTCACCTCGGTTCCGTGACGGAGTACAAGGTGCAAGTTGGCGACGACGAGTTCCTCGTCACTAACTTGGGTGCACCGAAATATGAAAAGGGCGACGACGTGAGCCTCTACTTCAACGATTACGGGCTACTGGAGGTGTGA
- a CDS encoding ABC transporter substrate-binding protein has product MGVNDSPLTRRTVIKSLGAGAGIAGLAGCSGGSGGDSGGSGDSGSSDGSSDSSGSDSGGGEKATVRVAGTGGSWGESRAEGFYDPFRNGELAWDDKHNLEFSGIAAEQYVSELQRDPENPAYDAIELDGQRAALLGENDAVSSQAEELDNFDNIPEAFRNEYMCGTVYFPRGIAYREDKTDKEFNTWDDLIDPELEGRVGFEPWNNAGSKYFYVINAAKGGDLDNLEPGLEWLREFVETTDPIIFDSIDQALQLWTNDEMDVAPFLSARAENLEIDEGLEIGFSVPEGGAPQDFWGYPLTKHNGEDRHEQARIFADGCLEPQPQAMFAEVMGYPPANPDAVEHISDEALENHPMIQPSEEQMERYNVDVDWVQAAKQSNEDGEKFRKIIAG; this is encoded by the coding sequence ATGGGTGTCAATGACAGCCCCCTGACTCGGAGGACAGTGATAAAATCGCTCGGCGCCGGTGCCGGGATCGCCGGTCTCGCCGGTTGTTCTGGCGGAAGCGGTGGCGACAGTGGCGGCAGCGGTGACAGCGGTTCCAGCGACGGAAGCAGCGACAGTTCTGGTAGCGATTCCGGCGGCGGTGAGAAGGCGACCGTGCGTGTCGCGGGCACTGGTGGAAGCTGGGGGGAGTCGAGAGCCGAGGGGTTCTATGACCCCTTCCGCAACGGAGAACTTGCCTGGGACGACAAACACAACCTCGAGTTTTCAGGCATCGCCGCCGAGCAGTACGTCTCGGAGCTCCAGCGGGATCCGGAGAATCCGGCGTACGACGCTATCGAATTGGACGGACAGCGCGCGGCGCTCTTGGGCGAGAACGATGCCGTATCGAGCCAAGCGGAGGAGCTGGACAACTTCGACAACATTCCGGAGGCCTTCAGAAACGAGTATATGTGCGGGACCGTGTACTTTCCTCGCGGAATCGCCTACCGGGAGGATAAGACGGACAAGGAGTTCAACACTTGGGACGACCTCATCGATCCGGAACTCGAGGGCCGCGTCGGGTTCGAGCCGTGGAACAACGCGGGCTCGAAGTACTTCTACGTGATCAACGCCGCAAAGGGCGGCGACCTCGACAACCTCGAACCCGGACTGGAGTGGCTTCGTGAGTTCGTCGAGACCACCGATCCCATCATCTTCGACTCCATCGACCAGGCTCTCCAGCTCTGGACGAACGACGAGATGGACGTTGCGCCGTTCCTCTCTGCCCGCGCGGAGAACCTCGAAATCGACGAAGGACTCGAGATTGGATTCTCCGTACCCGAGGGCGGAGCGCCGCAGGACTTCTGGGGCTATCCCCTTACGAAGCACAATGGCGAGGACAGACACGAACAGGCCCGAATCTTCGCTGATGGATGCCTCGAACCACAGCCACAGGCGATGTTCGCAGAAGTAATGGGCTATCCCCCGGCCAACCCTGACGCTGTCGAGCACATCTCGGATGAGGCCCTCGAAAACCACCCGATGATCCAGCCGTCCGAGGAGCAGATGGAACGCTACAACGTGGACGTAGACTGGGTCCAAGCGGCCAAACAGTCCAACGAGGACGGAGAAAAGTTCCGCAAGATCATAGCCGGCTAA